A window of Fusarium falciforme chromosome 1, complete sequence genomic DNA:
CGTCCAGTCGATTTCCACGTGTTCCAAGTGGCCGAGTCCCGGAGTCAGGTGCCTGCACATGGGTTAAAACAGCTGGCGGCGGTGAGAGCGTAGTACATACTCAAATATTTTGCGATACACTTGGGGCCACAAATCGGTCTGAATGCTTCCAAGCATCATCCGCAGATGGATCAAGTCGCAGTCTGATAATAGCGGACCCCACATCGGTTCTTCGATATCATATTGCTTTGGCATTACCCCTACAGGGATTCTGGGCACGTTAACCTCTGGCTTCTGTCTGCGAATCCTTCAAGACTTACAGAGCGGGCTGAATCTGGTTCAAGTCTACAGCCATAATTTGGGCGTCTGAGAGACAGCTGCGGCCTGTCAGCGAACGTCGGAAAGGGGACTGCATAACGAAGTGAGTACTTACTCTTCTGCGACGTTGATAGCCCAAATTCCAGTCCCTGTACCAAGATCCATGATTCTGGGTGTTTTCCGCATGATGGGACAGTGGAAGGGCTTGTTGCCGCGAGCGACCAGAAAGACTTTATGGAATATATCCAAGCGATTTAACTCTTCCTAAACAGCCTGGATTAGAGTGCCTGACAAATACTCCGGGGCAGGGATTGGCTTACTGAATCGATGGGAAATAGATACTTGCCAGGCTTCCAGGAACCGTAGAAGCGGCCATGTTTCCAGTAACCATCCTCAAGATACCTCCCCTCGGATTCGGTCACGCTAAATGATGTGAGCCTGGCTGATTCCTCAAAGTTCTCAGATTGGGATGGAACACACCTATTTTGTGAAGACATGACGACCATGGGAGAAGACCGTGGAAGGACTCCACGTCACCAAGGTTCAAGGTATGGGGAACGAGGTCTCAGCGTGGCTTGACTGTGGTGGAAGACTGAGAGAATCCAGATTTGCCTTGTTGAATCCAGGATGTGGGAGGATTCTACGCCCAGTGGAGAACACTGCTGCAGATGTTAGCAGAAGCACAGCAGCAAGCCAGGATCCACGAGACGGGAAATAGACATGTGTGGAAGGTGATGCAGGATTCGGGAGCAAGATCTGAAGGATGGGCAAGATATGGGAGTTCTGAGAGCTAAATAGGCCCAGCAACGCGCAACATCAAGCTTGACCCAGGTTGTCGAGGAGAGCGCGGCACGGTTCGCTGGCACCACAGGACTCGAGGATTTCAACTCAAAAACCATCCGGGCATAGACCCTAAAACGGCGCAAAAGGCGCCGAACAACGGTAGAGCTGGTGAGACGTAACAGCCTCGCAGCGTTGTTGGTCGCACGCGGCTCCTGCATATCGATGTCCCAGGAAAACGCTCCATAAAGTTTGTGGCCAGAGATTCGAGACCGACGGGGAAGGGGGATCACAAAAAAACGGGGGCAAACGTTTGAGAAGTCGCGATGGATGGACGCTTGCTTGCTCCGACCAGCACACATGACTATTCCCAACAGCACTCACTTACAGAGCAAAGGTAGGCTTCCAGGTTGAAGACTCGGGGCCAGATCCACGCGTGCGAAGTAGATTAAGAGGCTGTAGGTAACGCCAACGATGAGGGACCGCACAGCGTTGGCGACGGGGAGCTGCCAGACAGGATTGGCTGGCAGTGGAGGTCGAGAATCCGACTCAGGACGAGAGGGGAGCTGCCAATGTTTCCGGAGGTGGGTTCCAAGGCGGAGATGGGCTCAGAGAAAGTTTGCTCTGGCGAGGGCTTTTTATGTGAAGCTGCCAGGAGGAGATCTGTCTGGTGCTTGGTCCAAGAATCGAGACGTGAGACGGTGGTGGGGGAGGACAAGCTCAACGAAGTCAAGTCCAAAATCAGAGGAGGGTTTTTTTTCCACCTGTTCCACCCCTTTTCTTCCTACCGCGAACGTGCGCAGGACGAATTATGCAGGATGAATGCTCGGACTGCTGATTGAGATGTtcaaaaggccaaggcggaGGCAAGGAAGAGCAATGGCGGAGAAGATGTCACGGGCAaggaagaagctggagaagatgaggaggaaggtGGTTGATACTTATTATTGCCGGCCGGAGGGGACGTGGAGCGCGGAGCGGCGTGTGTGGGCATAGGATGGaagtggatgggatgggacaTGGATGGAATAGAGAGAGGGACGGTAGGTAGGTAAGGTAGGTTGGTACAGTAGGTACAGCACAGGCAGGAGCAGCGCAGCGCAACAGAGCGCAGtgcagcgagcgagcgagcgcaAGGAACCTACTACGTAGTAAGGCAGGTACGGGCAGACAGCCCAGGTACAGGTAGCATGGGACGTGGGACCCGTGGGCGTGGCCCTTGTGATGTCTCCCCTTGCCTCTCAGTATTGCACCCCCCGTTGACCGTTGTTGGTCGAATTTTGTTTTGATGCGCCTCGAAAAGCGGTTTAAGACTTGTGTTACCATCCCTGGTGAGTCCGGTGGGCTGGGAATACTCCAAGTTACAAGGCGAGGTAGGCTGCTGTCCAGCAGGTATGGACAGTACTAAGCATCCATTGCAGGACCGACGGTCATGAATTCTGCTGGTCGACCAAGCGTCCATCTATGGAAGTAGACGGACAATCGAGTCTTTCGGGACACACCTCTAGTGACTGAATTGGAGGTGGGTGGtaagggaaaaagaaaacccaGGGGGGCGTGGCCGTTGTAGGGCCCTGGCGCCGCAACACCATGGTAGAGTTCCGGGGGCAACCAACTTCGATTCCCTGGGCTACCATCCAAGGATGGATATGGCTGGCTGACTTGGGGACGGATTCATGGAGGCAAGCAGGtaggcaagcaagcaagcaagcacgGCTCCTCGACATGCAAGGTACCTTGGCGGCACACAGAACTCGCAGCCCGCGTGCCCAGCGTCAAGACACGACCTTGTCTTGGATGTCCGGAGCGAGGCCTGCAAAGTTGGCCTCTTGAAGTTGGTTTCTAGGACCAAGGTGGTCTCCCAGTCGGCCTCGCAGCTGGCCGCCCCGAGGTCCTGTTGTTCTGTAACACCCGAGATCACCTCCATTTTCGGAACCGCTTGTCTCTCCAAGCTCCCGGTATGTGTTTTAGTGCCGGTGTGACCAAGGCTTTGCATCCATTCCGAGGTAGGTAATCAATGTGTCAAACAAAGCCAGAGGCGGTGCCGAGTCCCAGACTATGCCATTGTTCCCCCTCAAGGTCCAAGGCGAGGTGGGCGCTATGATGGCATGGCTGTCACGGTAGATGGTGCCGAAGCCGCAACCGCAACCGCAACCGCCAGGCGGCCTTGTGAACTGGACGGGTGTCGTCTAGGTTTTTTTTCCGCGTTGGTTAGGTCGGTCGGTCCCCTCCCCATCCTTCTCCAACCATGCCCGAGCCATCAATCAGTGATGGCTCCATGTCAATGTGGAGGACTGGGAGTAGGACTGGTGGTCCCGCCGGCGGTGCGAGGCGCCTGTGTTTCGGGGTTGCCAAATGCCCCTAGCCGACCACGGCCGTGCTTTAGCGTCGAGCGAGCCATGCCATTTAGCGCGGAGCAGGGAACAAGGAACCATCCATGGATCAGCGAGCGAGGAGAGAATTAGAGACGGCTTCAGGTGGGTGGTGCATGACCATGACCATGACCGGCACTGAAGACAAGGCCTGCCGCCCTCCAGAGTGGCTGAGTTGGGGCCAGCATCCATTGTGGATGCAGATTGATGGCGTAGCAGGTAGTACTTGATCGAGGATCGAGGGAGATCGGCTTCAAGAGCAGGCCATATTATCACCACCTGCCTAGGTGGGCAACATATCTGACTACTGCCTAGTGCGCATAAAGTTGTTGTTATTAGTGAGCCTCTCCAAGATGGACGCCCGGGCCCAGTTGGCCTCTTCAACAGCAATTCAAAATAAGGATCTGCTCTTATCTCGCAGTCTTAATCACGGGCAATGGCTGTTATAGGCATGGAAGGAGGATCTTCCCGCACGTAGGTCATGAAACGGATTGAGGAAGGAGACAAGGTCCGGTCTTTTTCCGTCTAAATCGAACAACTTCTCACCACCAACTTCTGCCTCCATCCATCTACATCCACCCTGTCCGTCCTTCAGTCATGTTTCCCCCAAATTCGTCAACTGCATCGCCGGCTCCGATTGAGACAGAGGGAGAAACCCGCAAAAAGGAAAACTATGGATGCGCCATTCTCAACCGTTGCTGCTCGCCTCATccccccagcccagcccagcccagcctccATGGATAGAGGACGTCAACCAACACACAACCCGACGCGATGGGAGGCTTCCCTAGTGCCCGCCTGCTCCTCGTTgcgcgccgccgccgtctgTCGCAGGGCCAATGCTCCCTAGTGACTCGAGCTAGCCGCcaccctttttctttttttattgcCAGACGCGCCGAGGTAGGTGCTTGATGCCAGGGCTGCCCCTTGCGCTGGACTCCCCGCGGCACGCCCGCAGGCAATGGGCAGTTCAAAGGAATGCCTGGGCGCTGGCGCATATTAGCCCCCCGACCACTGAGACTCATTGATGGATTCCTGTTGCTTGGCTTTGGATGCTGTTTGGCCCCATCTCTTCCCGCTGTCCTCGTTTCGTCCCGTCCGGGCGCCGCCGTCTCCATCGTCGCCTTTCTTTCTACTCACCGGCTAGGGTACCTGGGTCAAGGTAGACATGCGCATACCTGCCATTTCCTCTCTTGGGCTTTGATTTTCAGCTGTGGCATTGACCGTTGTCGAGGGCTTGGATCTTCGCCGTGCTGCTCGCCACAAGACTTTCTCAAGAACTTCGAGATCAGCAACAGATGAATCGTTGGTGGCTTAGGAGGCTACCTATTGATGGATGTCAAAGTGAGGCGACACACGAACCAGAAACGCACGCCTTGCAATATTCACACCAGCTTTATTCCCATCGAGATGGACTTACGCGCTGGATCCCAGCCCTCTGGTACAGGAGGGTTGCCAGCTTCACCCCCCTTGCAACAACAGCACCTCACCTGGCCTCGCTTCCTGGGCACACAGCTTTCGGCCCGGCTGCGCTCCTGTTGGCACTGTATGTATTAGGTCCAACTGTTCGTCGATCCAAATCATGGATTCTGACTCTAGGCAAGGGATTGGGCCAGGGCTCCCCCGCTCTGCCCACTGCATCGGGTCACCAACACCGCTCACTGTCATGAGCCTCCATATTCTTCAACGACCGACTCTCCTTCCATCCAGTCGAGAGGGAGCACTGTGCTGCGCTGTGCGGGCGCGAGCTACGGTACACTTTGGAAGCCTGCACTTGTGTTTACGCACCaacccatcaccaacatcacaGCAGCCACAAGTCCAAGACGAATCTACGCGGGCCGCTATTCCCATTTCCCCGCAGCTAATGCTTCATTCAACCAACCGACTAACATCCTTGCTGAGCGAAGCGCCTTGCTGTTCTGAACCCTTTCTCGTCCAATCCCAGCAGACCAACCGACAAACCATAACCGCCCACCGTCGACGTACCTTCTAAATCATGCGAGTCGCGGCTGGCGTCCAAGAGCGCCGGCGTCCGTCCACTAACGACACTATCTTGACTGTGCAATCCTTGATCTGGGGCACTCCAGGGCGTTACTCCGCCTCAGGATTCCGGCCAAAGGAGAAACCTCCATGTACAACTACTCGCGAGACTCAACTTAACGACAACTTATTGTCGAGGACAGCGCAGGGTTCGTGGCTCCAGATAACTCCGCATGAACTCATCTTGAAATGAAACATGGAGCTCTGTCTCTGATCGGCCATTTACGTGCTGTGCACCCTGCAGTGCAACGTTCTTGCGGACCGTCGTTCCTCGAAACGAGCTGCTGGATGCGGCTCTATCGGAGCA
This region includes:
- a CDS encoding Secondary metabolism regulator LAE1, whose protein sequence is MVVMSSQNSVTESEGRYLEDGYWKHGRFYGSWKPGKYLFPIDSEELNRLDIFHKVFLVARGNKPFHCPIMRKTPRIMDLGTGTGIWAINVAEDCLSDAQIMAVDLNQIQPALIPVGVMPKQYDIEEPMWGPLLSDCDLIHLRMMLGSIQTDLWPQVYRKIFEHLTPGLGHLEHVEIDWTPRWDDDERPSNSSFTQWAELFLTGMDQFNRTARVAPEETRQMLEAAGFTDIKQEIIPAFVCPWSPDRREREIARWFNLGLSHSLESLSLMPLVEKHGLGPDEVRELCARVKREICILRYHTYCNIHVWTARKPGPPQ